TCATTGCTCAAGAATAATCAGAACTCTTCTGCTCAATCCAGTCCATCAAGCTTTTCATCGGAATGCGGATTGAGCGTTCACTAAGTCTTATCGCGATCTTGCCCCATTCACCGTTATAGAGCATCTGATAGGCGGTCGAGCGGGACATTCCGCACAAAGCTCCTGCTTCAGTAATCTTGAGAAGTAGACGGTCTTTGTACAGATCCATGCAAGGTGGT
The genomic region above belongs to Actinomycetota bacterium and contains:
- a CDS encoding helix-turn-helix domain-containing protein; translation: MGCENCKQALELVEECQQKLREIAKVLKTEPEKFAVYEPPCMDLYKDRLLLKITEAGALCGMSRSTAYQMLYNGEWGKIAIRLSERSIRIPMKSLMDWIEQKSSDYS